The Clostridium sp. DL-VIII DNA window GGAAATGGATTAATTCCAGCTATAATACAAGATCATATAACTAAGGAAGTTTTAATGCTTGCATATATGTCAGCAGAAAGTTTAGGTAAAACATTAGAAGAAAATACTACTTGGTTTTATAGCAGAAGTAGAAAGGAACTTTGGAACAAAGGAGCAACTTCAGGACATTTTCAACATGTACAAGAAATAAAA harbors:
- the hisI gene encoding phosphoribosyl-AMP cyclohydrolase encodes the protein MEVCKRVEQVDFEKGNGLIPAIIQDHITKEVLMLAYMSAESLGKTLEENTTWFYSRSRKELWNKGATSGHFQHVQEIKIDCDNDTLLILVDQIGAACHTGNKSCFYRDL